From Chelatococcus sp. YT9, a single genomic window includes:
- the araD gene encoding L-arabinonate dehydratase has translation MSGEGPRSRRRPGDLRSARWYSAGGMRAFAHRQRMQQMGFRRDEFMGRPVIAIVNTWSDLSPCHAHLRERAEAVKRGVLRAGGFPVELPALSLGEVMVKPTTMLYRNFLAMEVEELLRQHPIDGAVLLGGCDKTTPGLLMGAISMNIPAIYCPAGPMLNGRWRGTKVGAGTHTRKYWDEYRAGHIGEAEMIEIEGISTRSPGTCNTMGTASTMTSIADALGLMLPGASSIPAMDAAHPRMASACGERIVEMVWSDLKPLDILTPGAVRNALHVDVALGGSTNAAVHLVAIARRAGLAIALEDFDAAARQTPVLANIFPAGDALMEDFFFAGGLLGLMSRLTDRLDLDAATAAGVTWRDVLRKARVDDDEVIRPLDRPVVGRPAIAVLRGNLAPDGAVIKPSAASEHLLVHRGPAVVFDSHAELNARIDDPELAIDENSVLILRGAGPVGAPGMPEWGALPLPKRLLDQGIRDLVRISDARMSGTHYGTCVLHVAPESHVGGPLALVRTGDEILLDVPGRRLEMLVSDEELARRRENWQPPPRRFSRGYGVIVESHITQADKGCDFDFLEAGEATPEPEIF, from the coding sequence ATGAGTGGAGAGGGCCCGAGGTCGCGTCGCCGGCCCGGCGATCTACGGAGTGCCCGCTGGTATTCGGCGGGAGGGATGCGGGCTTTCGCCCATCGGCAGCGCATGCAGCAGATGGGCTTTCGGCGCGATGAGTTCATGGGGCGGCCGGTCATCGCCATCGTCAATACCTGGAGCGACCTGAGCCCCTGCCACGCGCATCTGCGCGAGCGAGCGGAGGCCGTGAAGCGGGGCGTCTTGCGCGCAGGCGGCTTTCCTGTGGAACTTCCCGCCTTGTCCCTAGGCGAAGTCATGGTGAAGCCGACAACCATGCTTTATCGCAATTTTCTGGCGATGGAGGTCGAGGAACTGCTGCGCCAGCACCCCATCGACGGGGCCGTGCTGCTTGGCGGTTGCGACAAGACGACTCCCGGCCTCTTGATGGGTGCCATCAGCATGAACATACCGGCCATCTACTGCCCGGCCGGACCGATGCTGAATGGCCGTTGGCGCGGAACCAAGGTCGGTGCGGGCACGCATACGCGCAAGTATTGGGACGAGTATCGCGCCGGCCACATTGGTGAAGCGGAGATGATCGAGATCGAAGGCATATCGACGCGGTCGCCTGGTACCTGCAATACCATGGGCACGGCATCGACCATGACGTCGATCGCCGATGCCCTTGGCCTGATGTTGCCAGGCGCGTCGAGCATACCCGCGATGGACGCAGCGCATCCGCGCATGGCGTCTGCCTGTGGCGAGCGCATCGTCGAGATGGTGTGGAGCGATCTGAAGCCGCTCGACATCCTGACGCCGGGCGCGGTCCGTAATGCGCTGCACGTCGATGTGGCGCTCGGCGGCTCGACGAATGCAGCTGTCCACTTGGTGGCCATCGCCCGGCGCGCGGGCCTTGCCATAGCTCTAGAGGACTTCGATGCCGCGGCCCGCCAGACGCCGGTTCTGGCGAATATCTTTCCGGCAGGCGATGCCCTGATGGAGGATTTTTTCTTCGCCGGTGGACTTCTCGGCTTGATGTCGCGTCTGACTGACAGGCTTGATCTCGACGCGGCGACGGCCGCCGGGGTCACGTGGCGCGACGTGTTGAGGAAGGCGCGGGTTGACGACGACGAGGTGATCCGGCCGCTCGACAGGCCGGTGGTTGGCCGGCCCGCCATCGCCGTGCTGCGCGGCAATCTCGCCCCGGATGGCGCTGTCATCAAGCCCTCGGCGGCGAGCGAGCATCTGCTCGTACATCGCGGACCGGCCGTCGTGTTCGACAGCCATGCCGAACTCAACGCCCGTATCGATGATCCGGAGCTTGCGATCGACGAGAACAGCGTGCTCATCTTGCGTGGCGCCGGGCCGGTGGGGGCGCCGGGCATGCCGGAGTGGGGTGCGCTGCCCTTGCCGAAGCGCCTGCTCGATCAAGGCATCCGCGACCTCGTGCGCATCTCGGATGCGCGGATGAGCGGCACGCATTACGGCACCTGCGTGCTGCACGTCGCGCCGGAGTCCCATGTGGGCGGCCCGCTCGCGCTGGTCAGAACGGGTGATGAGATTCTGCTCGACGTGCCGGGCCGGCGGCTTGAGATGCTCGTCAGCGATGAGGAGCTGGCGCGTCGGCGGGAAAACTGGCAGCCGCCGCCGCGCCGCTTCAGTCGCGGCTACGGCGTGATCGTGGAAAGCCATATCACGCAGGCCGATAAGGGCTGCGACTTCGATTTCCTCGAGGCCGGAGAAGCCACGCCCGAACCCGAGATCTTCTGA